In a single window of the Larimichthys crocea isolate SSNF chromosome XVII, L_crocea_2.0, whole genome shotgun sequence genome:
- the LOC113748026 gene encoding uncharacterized protein LOC113748026, with product MSEQRQISSYMEKEKNMDKRPCSHTFSMDSLAPEINNIPVSGFITHTSLDDDELMQCDDLLDKKELTCFNIHETMSLETRSLLSGSWSCSTDSLLSEVITSFDQDVNEVIKAVCQSFFENMETEAVNSEVKEDVQSTESISTSRLTTGSDKSLSSSSTETVIAEAAKTIVSLVIDEAVKELDATEAAKMLISLVIDEAVKELDATEAVKTPKDIGSLKTLQSTDCEKVLEDTDTLQRSQRKRCRDQRKVHPAPHSYLDEAVRSPSTDWTIFCTGESKQGSCGSQETTTFTSSSGDESADLRPIQRDLVDCTVDEDPTRVEKTKAKKSNRFFDFFRNVFSKKNIKKKKKEVAVEENHSKWPSFWMHVMLL from the exons ATGTCTGAACAAAGACAG ATTTCCAGTTAcatggaaaaggaaaagaacatgGACAAAAGGCCCTGTTCTCATACTTTTTCCATGGACTCTTTGGCCCCTGAGATCAACAACATCCCTGTCTCAGGGTTCATCACTCACACATCGTTGGATGATGATGAGCTGATGCAGTGTGATGACCTCTTAGATAAAAAAGAGCTCACCTGCTTCAACATCCACGAAACCATGAGTCTGGAAACCAGATCATTGCTCTCCGGCTCCTGGTCTTGCAGCACTGACTCACTTCTCTCAGAGGTCATCACCTCATTTGATCAGGATGTCAATGAGGTGATTAAAGCAGTATGCCAAAGCTTTTTTGAGAACATGGAGACAGAGGCAGTTAATTCTGAAGTGAAAGAGGATGTCCAGAGCACAGAGAGCATATCAACCTCCAGACTGACCACTGGGTCAGATAAGAgcctgtcttcttcttccaccGAAACAGTCATCGCTGAGGCAGCAAAAACAATTGTCTCTTTGGTGATTGACGAAGCTGTAAAGGAACTGGATGCCACTGAGGCTGCAAAAATGCTCATCTCTTTGGTGATTGATGAAGCTGTAAAGGAACTGGACGCCACTGAGGCTGTAAAAACACCCAAGGACATTGgttctctaaagacactgcagtccactgactgtgaaaaggtgctagAAGACACTGATACTCTGCAGAGGTCACAGAGGAAGAGGTGTAGAGACCAGAGAAAGGTTCATCCAGCTCCACATTCATATTTGGATGAGGCTGTCAGGTCACCGAGCACTGACTGGACAATTTTTTGCACTGGAGAGAGCAAACAGGGCTCTTGTGGTTCCCAAGAGACAACTACCTTTACCTCCTCCAGTGGTGATGAAAGTGCAGACCTGAGGCCCATTCAGCGAGATTTGGTGGACTGCACAGTGGACGAAGACCCAACTAGAGTTGAGAAaaccaaagcaaagaaaagcaatcGCTTCTTTGACTTCTTCCGCAACGTCTTTTCCAAG aaaaacattaaaaagaagaagaaggaggtggcTGTGGAAGAAAATCACTCCAAGTGGCCTTCTTTTTGGATGCATGTGATGCTTTTGTAA